One window of Puntigrus tetrazona isolate hp1 chromosome 14, ASM1883169v1, whole genome shotgun sequence genomic DNA carries:
- the map1lc3cl gene encoding microtubule-associated proteins 1A/1B light chain 3C, whose amino-acid sequence MPPYEKSMEITPFKQRKCLATRKDEVCTIRSKFPNKLPVIVERYLREKKLPLLDKTKFLVPHELTLGQFLSLLRGKIALEASQALYLLISGKNMSCLSASMGEVYSQFRDPDGFLYITYASQDMFG is encoded by the exons ATGCCTCCCTACGAGAAATCCATGGAAATAACGCCTTTCAAGCAAAGGAAGTGCCTCG CAACAAGAAAAGATGAAGTCTGCACAATTCGATCTAAGTTCCCCAACAAATTACCA gtAATTGTGGAGCGATATCTCCGGGAGAAAAAGCTTCCTCTACTGGACAAAACCAAGTTTCTTGTGCCACATGAGCTGACATTAGGGCAGTTCCTCAGTTTGCTCAG aggTAAGATCGCGCTAGAGGCATCTCAAGCTCTGTACCTGCTGATCTCAGGAAAGAACATGTCCTGTTTGTCAGCCAGCATGGGAGAAGTTTACTCTCAGTTCAGAGACCCCGATGGCTTCCTCTACATAACCTATGCATCCCAGGACATGTTCGGATGA